In Nymphaea colorata isolate Beijing-Zhang1983 chromosome 5, ASM883128v2, whole genome shotgun sequence, one genomic interval encodes:
- the LOC116254086 gene encoding dof zinc finger protein DOF2.1-like isoform X2 → MSQNKGKEAMGLEEIVSCPRSILERRMKPQPEQALKCPRCDSTNTKFCYYNNYSLSQPRYFCKACRRYWTKGGSLRNVPVGGGCRKNKRPTPKKPQDPVQVQPISVPSLLPLTYGPLLGNNPHAAQDLLAKPAANNGFLSQLDPIRSGFPGMVTDLSLYSLPSSFHNSCSTFSHANLEGMSSGSNGGRQMTMPAVENLGGFREDPSSKSREGEARVFGGQWQQNSGGEGAFEEGKDYWGAIGATWNGMVNNCGPSSLSPFI, encoded by the exons ATGTCCCAAAATAAGGGAAAGGAG GCCATGGGTTTGGAGGAAATAGTGAGCTGCCCAAGATCAATTCTTGAGAGAAGAATGAAACCCCAGCCAGAACAAGCTCTAAAATGCCCCAGATGTGATTCCACGAACACCAAGTTCTGCTACTACAACAATTACAGTCTCTCACAGCCAAGATACTTCTGCAAGGCCTGCAGGAGGTACTGGACCAAAGGAGGGTCCCTGAGGAATGTTCCAGTTGGAGGTGGCTGCAGAAAGAACAAGAGACCGACTCCCAAGAAACCACAAGACCCAGTTCAAGTTCAACCCATTTCAGTTCCCTCTCTCCTGCCCCTTACATATGGCCCTCTATTGGGGAACAACCCACATGCTGCCCAAGATCTCTTGGCCAAGCCTGCTGCAAACAATGGCTTCCTCAGTCAACTTGATCCGATCAGAAGTGGTTTCCCAGGAATGGTCACCGACCTGTCCCTGTACAGCCTTCCGTCTAGTTTCCACAACTCTTGCTCGACATTCAGCCATGCGAATCTTGAAGGAATGAGCAGCGGAAGCAATGGCGGCCGGCAGATGACGATGCCTGCAGTGGAGAATTTGGGGGGTTTTAGAGAGGATCCGAGCTCCAAATCTAGAGAGGGGGAGGCCAGAGTTTTTGGGGGACAGTGGCAGCAGAATAGTGGAGGAGAGGGCGCctttgaagaaggaaaagattATTGGGGTGCAATTGGGGCAACATGGAATGGGATGGTGAATAATTGTGGACCTTCCTCCCTAAGCCCATTTATTTAG
- the LOC116254086 gene encoding dof zinc finger protein DOF2.1-like isoform X1: MRVSLSLSFSLSLSEWPLLPGKAIMDHPDAQLKAMGLEEIVSCPRSILERRMKPQPEQALKCPRCDSTNTKFCYYNNYSLSQPRYFCKACRRYWTKGGSLRNVPVGGGCRKNKRPTPKKPQDPVQVQPISVPSLLPLTYGPLLGNNPHAAQDLLAKPAANNGFLSQLDPIRSGFPGMVTDLSLYSLPSSFHNSCSTFSHANLEGMSSGSNGGRQMTMPAVENLGGFREDPSSKSREGEARVFGGQWQQNSGGEGAFEEGKDYWGAIGATWNGMVNNCGPSSLSPFI; this comes from the exons AtgagagtctctctctctctctctttctctctctctctttctgagtGGCCTCTCCTTCCAGGCAAAGCCATCATGGATCACCCAGACGCTCAGCTCAAG GCCATGGGTTTGGAGGAAATAGTGAGCTGCCCAAGATCAATTCTTGAGAGAAGAATGAAACCCCAGCCAGAACAAGCTCTAAAATGCCCCAGATGTGATTCCACGAACACCAAGTTCTGCTACTACAACAATTACAGTCTCTCACAGCCAAGATACTTCTGCAAGGCCTGCAGGAGGTACTGGACCAAAGGAGGGTCCCTGAGGAATGTTCCAGTTGGAGGTGGCTGCAGAAAGAACAAGAGACCGACTCCCAAGAAACCACAAGACCCAGTTCAAGTTCAACCCATTTCAGTTCCCTCTCTCCTGCCCCTTACATATGGCCCTCTATTGGGGAACAACCCACATGCTGCCCAAGATCTCTTGGCCAAGCCTGCTGCAAACAATGGCTTCCTCAGTCAACTTGATCCGATCAGAAGTGGTTTCCCAGGAATGGTCACCGACCTGTCCCTGTACAGCCTTCCGTCTAGTTTCCACAACTCTTGCTCGACATTCAGCCATGCGAATCTTGAAGGAATGAGCAGCGGAAGCAATGGCGGCCGGCAGATGACGATGCCTGCAGTGGAGAATTTGGGGGGTTTTAGAGAGGATCCGAGCTCCAAATCTAGAGAGGGGGAGGCCAGAGTTTTTGGGGGACAGTGGCAGCAGAATAGTGGAGGAGAGGGCGCctttgaagaaggaaaagattATTGGGGTGCAATTGGGGCAACATGGAATGGGATGGTGAATAATTGTGGACCTTCCTCCCTAAGCCCATTTATTTAG